Proteins from a genomic interval of Cucumis melo cultivar AY chromosome 7, USDA_Cmelo_AY_1.0, whole genome shotgun sequence:
- the LOC103494474 gene encoding hexose carrier protein HEX6: MAVGIGIESEGGQYNGKMTSFVVFSCMMAAMGGVLFGYDIGISGGVTSMESFLKKFFPEVDRKMEEDKDISNYCKFDSQLLTSFTSSLYLAGLVASLFASSMTKSLGRRPSILFSGLVFIVGAALGGAAMNVYMLILGRVLLGVGVGFANQAVPLYLSEMAPSNYRGAINNGFQFSVGIGGLTANLINFGTQKIKSGNGWRISLAMAGFPASILTLGAFFLPETPNSLIQRGNSHQLVDEMLQRIRGTPNVQSELADLIKASEIAKSIDNPFKNIMRRKYRPQLVMAIAIPFFQQVTGINVIAFYAPVLFRTIGLGESASLFSAIMTGAVGLVTTFISMLVVDKLGRRVLFIAGGLQMFVSQVIVGGLLAALLGDQGTVSKGYSYLLLVLICVYVAGFGWSWGPLGWLVPSEIFPLEIRSAGQSITVATNFVFTFIIAQTFLAMLCHLKAGIFFFFGGWVVVMTVFVYYFLPETKNLPIEKVERVWREHWFWKRVVGEDDEEEERKVGDFQSSL, from the exons ATGGCAGTGGGAATTGGAATAGAAAGTGAAGGAGGGCAATACAATGGAAAGATGACTTCATTTGTGGTGTTTTCTTGTATGATGGCTGCCATGGGAGGTGTTCTTTTTGGCTATGACATTGGAATTTCAG GTGGAGTGACTTCAATGGAATcatttttgaagaaattttttcCAGAGGTGGATAGAAAAATGGAGGAGGACAAAGACATAAGCAACTATTGCAAATTTGATAGCCAACTTTTAACATCCTTCACTTCTTCTTTATACCTAGCTGGCCTTGTAGCTTCCCTTTTTGCCTCATCTATGACCAAATCTTTAGGACGTAGACCTTCCATTCTCTTCTCCGGCCTCGTTTTCATTGTCGGGGCCGCTCTCGGTGGCGCTGCTATGAATGTTTACATGCTCATACTTGGCCGTGTCTTGCTTGGAGTTGGAGTTGGCTTCGCAAATCAG GCAGTGCCATTGTACCTCTCTGAAATGGCACCATCAAACTACAGAGGAGCTATCAACAATGGCTTCCAATTCAGCGTCGGAATCGGGGGTCTAACCGCCAATTTAATCAACTTCGGCACCCAAAAGATTAAATCTGGCAATGGGTGGCGAATCTCCCTCGCCATGGCTGGTTTCCCCGCTTCAATCTTAACCCTCGGCGCCTTTTTCCTTCCTGAAACCCCTAACAGTCTCATTCAGCGTGGCAATTCCCACCAACTGGTCGACGAAATGCTCCAACGAATCCGTGGCACGCCCAATGTCCAATCCGAGCTCGCCGACCTAATCAAAGCCAGCGAGATTGCTAAATCCATCGACAATCCATTCAAGAACATCATGAGAAGAAAATATAGACCCCAATTAGTGATGGCCATTGCCATACCCTTCTTCCAACAAGTCACTGGAATCAATGTAATCGCTTTCTATGCCCCTGTTTTGTTTAGAACAATCGGGTTGGGGGAAAGCGCTTCGTTGTTCTCTGCAATCATGACGGGCGCTGTTGGGCTTGTCACTACGTTCATATCAATGCTGGTGGTGGACAAATTGGGGCGGAGGGTTCTGTTCATAGCTGGCGGTTTGCAAATGTTTGTGTCACAG GTGATTGTTGGTGGCCTACTTGCAGCACTGTTGGGAGACCAAGGGACTGTGAGTAAAGGCTATAGCTATTTGCTTTTGGTGTTGATATGTGTGTATGTGGCTGGATTTGGGTGGTCTTGGGGGCCATTGGGATGGCTTGTACCAAGTGAGATATTTCCATTGGAGATCAGGTCAGCAGGGCAGAGTATAACAGTGGCAACAAATTTTGTGTTCACATTCATAATTGCTCAGACATTTTTGGCAATGTTGTGCCATTTGAAAGCAggtattttcttcttctttggaGGGTGGGTAGTGGTAATGACTGTGTTTGTGTATTATTTTCTGCCTGAGACTAAGAATTTACCCATTGAGAAGGTGGAGAGAGTGTGGAGAGAGCATTGGTTTTGGAAGAGAGTTGTCGGGGAAGATGATGAGGAGGAGGAGAGGAAGGTGGGGGATTTTCAATCTTCACTTTGA